Proteins encoded within one genomic window of Lactococcus garvieae:
- the era gene encoding GTPase Era: MTNNTFKSGFVAILGRPNVGKSTFLNHVMGQKIAIMSDKPQTTRNKIQGIYTTDKEQIIFIDTPGIHKPHNALGDFMVQSAYSTLRECDMVLFMVAADEPRSTGENMIIERLKTADVPVILVVNKIDKVHPDALFETVSDYTSQMEFAEVVPISALQGNNTERLLETLSSKLEEGPQYFPEDMVTDHPERFLVSEMIREKILLLTREEVPHSIAVTTDSMKRDEETGKIHIMATIIVERKSQKGIILGKGGDMIRKIGKLARRDIELMLGDKVYLETWVKIKNDWRDRKMDLSDFGYKKEDYM; encoded by the coding sequence ATGACAAATAATACATTTAAATCAGGATTTGTAGCGATTTTAGGTCGTCCCAATGTTGGTAAATCAACATTTTTAAATCATGTAATGGGCCAAAAAATTGCGATCATGAGTGACAAGCCACAAACAACACGTAATAAAATTCAAGGAATTTATACGACAGATAAGGAACAAATTATTTTTATTGATACGCCTGGTATCCACAAGCCACATAATGCCTTGGGCGATTTCATGGTTCAGTCTGCTTATTCAACTTTGCGTGAATGTGATATGGTACTTTTCATGGTTGCTGCAGATGAGCCACGTTCAACGGGTGAAAACATGATTATTGAACGTTTAAAAACCGCAGATGTTCCAGTTATTTTAGTTGTCAATAAGATTGACAAAGTACATCCAGATGCTCTCTTTGAAACAGTATCAGACTATACTTCACAAATGGAGTTTGCTGAAGTGGTTCCTATTTCAGCACTTCAAGGGAACAATACTGAACGCTTGCTTGAAACATTAAGTTCAAAACTTGAAGAAGGCCCACAATATTTCCCAGAAGACATGGTTACTGATCATCCAGAGCGCTTTCTTGTCAGTGAAATGATTCGTGAAAAAATATTGCTTTTGACCCGTGAGGAAGTTCCACATAGCATTGCTGTAACGACGGACTCGATGAAACGTGACGAAGAGACAGGTAAAATCCATATTATGGCAACAATCATCGTTGAACGCAAGAGCCAAAAAGGGATTATTCTTGGTAAAGGTGGCGATATGATTCGCAAGATTGGTAAACTGGCTCGCCGTGATATCGAGTTGATGCTTGGAGATAAGGTTTATCTTGAAACTTGGGTGAAGATAAAAAATGACTGGCGCGACCGTAAAATGGACTTGTCTGACTTTGGTTACAAAAAAGAAGATTATATGTAA
- the recA gene encoding recombinase RecA gives MATKKKKKLEDITKKYGAEREKALKDALDLIEKDFGKGSLMRLGEAASQKVQVTSSGSLALDIALGAGGYPKGRIIEIYGPESSGKTTVALHAVAQVQAEGGIAAFIDAEHALDPVYAASIGVDVDQLLLSQPDYGEQGLQIAEKLIESGAVDLVVVDSVAALTPRAEIDGEIGDSTVGLQARMMSQAMRKLAAGINKTKTTAIFINQLREKVGVMFGSPETTPGGRALKFYASVRLDVRGSTKIEEGSGDNKTAIGKLTKIKVVKNKVAPPFKVALVDIMFGEGISKTGELLTIAVEEGIVKKAGAWFSYNDEKIGQGAEKAKAFLKDNPEIFDEIDRKVRQSYGLIEGSEEEDTEVVKDKKTEEKAKVEPSDVEEIELELE, from the coding sequence ATGGCTACAAAGAAAAAGAAAAAATTAGAAGATATTACTAAAAAATATGGAGCAGAACGTGAAAAAGCGTTAAAAGATGCTCTTGATTTGATTGAAAAAGATTTTGGTAAAGGGTCTTTGATGCGTTTGGGTGAGGCTGCCAGCCAAAAAGTTCAAGTCACAAGCTCAGGGAGCTTAGCTCTTGATATTGCCCTTGGAGCAGGTGGCTATCCTAAAGGACGTATCATTGAAATTTATGGTCCTGAAAGCTCAGGTAAAACAACAGTTGCGCTTCACGCAGTTGCGCAAGTACAAGCCGAGGGTGGTATTGCAGCCTTTATCGATGCAGAACACGCTTTGGATCCCGTATATGCTGCTTCGATCGGTGTTGATGTGGATCAGCTTCTCTTATCACAACCAGACTATGGTGAACAAGGTCTACAAATCGCAGAAAAATTGATCGAGTCAGGGGCAGTTGACCTCGTTGTTGTAGACTCGGTTGCAGCTTTGACACCACGTGCTGAAATTGACGGTGAAATCGGTGATTCTACAGTCGGTTTACAAGCGCGTATGATGAGCCAAGCGATGCGCAAACTTGCTGCTGGTATCAATAAAACAAAGACAACAGCTATCTTCATTAACCAATTGCGTGAAAAAGTTGGAGTGATGTTTGGTAGTCCAGAAACAACACCTGGTGGACGTGCGCTTAAATTTTACGCATCTGTACGTTTAGATGTTCGTGGAAGTACTAAAATTGAAGAAGGTTCTGGTGATAACAAAACCGCTATCGGTAAATTGACTAAAATTAAAGTCGTTAAAAATAAAGTAGCTCCACCATTTAAAGTAGCTTTGGTAGACATCATGTTTGGTGAAGGTATTTCTAAGACTGGTGAACTTTTAACAATTGCGGTTGAAGAAGGCATTGTTAAAAAAGCAGGTGCTTGGTTCTCTTATAATGACGAAAAAATCGGTCAAGGTGCAGAAAAAGCCAAAGCTTTCCTTAAAGATAATCCAGAAATCTTTGACGAAATCGACCGCAAGGTCCGTCAAAGTTATGGTTTGATTGAAGGAAGCGAAGAAGAAGATACCGAAGTTGTTAAAGATAAAAAAACAGAGGAAAAAGCCAAAGTTGAACCTTCAGATGTAGAAGAAATTGAACTTGAGTTAGAATAA
- a CDS encoding NAD kinase: MSSGKKIWLVGNSSEKSQKTLSELTALLQVKGFQFDKENPEVVISVGGDGTLLKAMHLYEHKLEKIRFVGVHTGHLGFYTDFMDTDLDKVAVALGTEEPAHAVRYPLLRILVKFQDGSERLHYALNESTIRRTSKTLMADIKISDFLFEKFRGDGLSVSTPTGSTAYNKSIGGAVLHPRVEAMQMAEIASLNNIVYRTLGAPMIVAKKDSIVISPEDVEDYSVTVDQLTFNYEKIEAIEYSMDGKTIAFVNCAHTSFWERVKNAFIGEVE, translated from the coding sequence ATGAGCTCTGGTAAAAAAATCTGGTTAGTCGGAAATTCAAGCGAAAAATCACAGAAGACATTGTCAGAATTAACGGCTCTCTTACAAGTTAAAGGCTTTCAGTTTGATAAAGAAAATCCTGAAGTTGTTATCTCTGTAGGCGGAGATGGTACCTTACTCAAGGCCATGCATTTGTATGAACATAAGTTAGAGAAAATCCGCTTTGTAGGTGTCCATACGGGTCACCTCGGATTTTATACGGACTTCATGGATACCGATTTGGACAAAGTTGCAGTAGCATTAGGAACGGAAGAACCTGCGCATGCTGTCCGCTATCCGCTACTCCGTATCCTTGTGAAATTTCAAGACGGATCGGAAAGATTACACTATGCACTGAATGAATCAACAATCCGTCGCACCTCTAAAACATTGATGGCTGATATTAAAATTTCAGATTTTCTTTTTGAAAAATTTCGTGGGGATGGTTTATCCGTTTCTACCCCGACAGGCTCGACAGCTTACAACAAATCTATCGGCGGTGCTGTTTTACATCCGCGTGTTGAAGCGATGCAAATGGCAGAGATAGCAAGCTTAAACAATATCGTGTATCGAACACTAGGCGCCCCAATGATTGTAGCTAAAAAAGACAGCATTGTTATTAGTCCAGAGGATGTGGAGGACTACAGTGTAACTGTGGATCAATTAACCTTTAATTACGAAAAAATTGAAGCTATTGAATACAGTATGGACGGTAAGACGATTGCTTTTGTCAATTGTGCCCACACAAGTTTTTGGGAACGGGTGAAAAATGCTTTTATTGGGGAAGTCGAATAA
- a CDS encoding YlbG family protein has product MNDITDQEIKESKSEDREVRPLDKQSRVALFVYCNSYKGNRQLGHYGDLSYTSRKAHYSLLYVNEEEAETTIKKLKELKFVKRVRRGHLKDLNKNFSEAFAETNAEIKGQLEAALAKL; this is encoded by the coding sequence ATGAACGACATCACTGATCAAGAAATAAAAGAAAGTAAGTCAGAAGATAGAGAAGTACGCCCTTTGGATAAGCAATCAAGGGTTGCTCTTTTTGTCTATTGCAATTCTTACAAAGGCAACAGACAGTTAGGGCACTATGGGGATCTGAGTTACACAAGTCGCAAGGCACACTATAGTCTTTTATATGTAAATGAAGAAGAAGCTGAGACTACAATAAAAAAACTCAAAGAACTAAAATTTGTGAAGAGAGTAAGACGCGGTCATTTGAAAGATCTTAACAAAAACTTTTCGGAAGCTTTTGCAGAAACAAATGCCGAGATTAAAGGACAGCTTGAAGCTGCCTTGGCTAAATTGTAA
- a CDS encoding amino acid permease: MNNENNQTQRGLKNRHIQLIAIAGTIGTGLFLGAGQSISMTGPSILLIYIIIGALMFVLLRAIGEMLYMDPEQHSFLNFVSRYLGNKAGYFIQWSYWLVVIFMAMAELTAVGVYIQFWLPSVPVWLTETIILVALTALNTLNARFFGETEFWFGMIKIVAIVGLIVAAVVMAFSGFQADGNAVSLSNVTKGFSFFPNGISNFIGSFQMVMFAFVAMEFIGMTAAETLDPRPTLKKAINQIPIRILIFYIGALTAIMSIYHWTDIPADQSPFVMVFDLIGFKWAAALINFVVLTSAASALNSALFSTTRNLFSLSKLHGDKALQPFTKLSKNGIPTNALFFTAALIFLAPFISLIPGVSNGFVFITSVATNLFLIVYIMTLIAYTKYRKSSEYMKDGFKVPMPTVLVPVTIFAFSLIFISLFFFKDTRIPAIGSAIWIVIFGIVSYLRKEKPVDL; the protein is encoded by the coding sequence ATGAATAATGAAAACAATCAGACCCAGAGAGGTCTGAAAAATCGTCACATTCAGCTTATTGCAATCGCGGGAACTATCGGAACAGGTCTCTTCTTAGGAGCTGGGCAGTCTATCAGTATGACTGGCCCATCCATACTACTGATTTATATCATTATTGGCGCATTAATGTTTGTCTTGCTCCGAGCAATCGGTGAGATGCTTTATATGGACCCTGAGCAACATTCTTTCCTCAATTTTGTTAGCCGTTATCTAGGTAACAAAGCCGGATACTTTATTCAATGGTCTTATTGGCTGGTTGTTATCTTCATGGCTATGGCAGAGTTAACTGCTGTTGGGGTCTACATCCAGTTTTGGTTGCCTAGTGTACCAGTCTGGCTTACCGAAACAATCATCCTTGTGGCATTAACAGCTTTAAACACCTTAAATGCGCGCTTCTTTGGTGAAACTGAGTTTTGGTTTGGAATGATAAAAATCGTGGCCATCGTTGGGTTAATCGTTGCGGCTGTTGTTATGGCTTTTAGTGGTTTTCAGGCCGATGGAAATGCCGTAAGCTTAAGTAATGTAACCAAGGGCTTCTCGTTCTTCCCTAATGGAATTTCTAACTTTATCGGAAGCTTCCAAATGGTTATGTTTGCCTTTGTAGCGATGGAATTTATCGGTATGACTGCAGCAGAAACTTTGGATCCTCGTCCAACCCTTAAAAAAGCCATCAATCAAATCCCCATTCGTATTTTAATTTTCTACATTGGTGCATTGACTGCGATTATGTCAATTTACCACTGGACAGATATACCCGCAGATCAGTCACCCTTTGTTATGGTTTTTGATTTGATCGGCTTTAAGTGGGCAGCAGCTCTTATTAACTTTGTTGTATTAACTTCAGCAGCTTCTGCTCTTAACTCTGCCCTCTTTTCAACAACACGTAATCTTTTCTCCCTTTCAAAATTACATGGAGATAAGGCATTACAGCCTTTCACCAAACTTTCTAAAAATGGAATACCAACGAATGCGCTCTTCTTTACAGCAGCCTTGATATTCTTGGCTCCCTTTATTTCACTTATTCCTGGGGTGTCGAACGGGTTTGTATTTATTACAAGTGTCGCTACAAATCTATTCTTGATTGTCTACATCATGACCTTGATTGCTTATACAAAATATCGCAAATCAAGTGAATATATGAAAGACGGCTTCAAAGTTCCTATGCCGACTGTCTTAGTTCCAGTAACAATCTTCGCTTTTAGCCTAATCTTTATCTCGCTCTTCTTCTTTAAAGATACGCGCATACCTGCTATTGGTTCTGCAATTTGGATTGTTATCTTTGGTATTGTTTCATATCTTCGCAAAGAAAAACCAGTAGATTTATAA
- a CDS encoding YlbF family regulator encodes MLIINEQLFEIDDLIDVLVKDFLDLPQVAAYRKLKAEFEADQNLQDNLRTLTENQDYIAYRPELAQLKKDILLNDKVYHLRVAENDLQELLSNLTKDITASISKHIFVDENLPLKGGNRHERHH; translated from the coding sequence ATGTTAATCATAAATGAACAATTGTTTGAAATTGATGATTTAATAGATGTTTTGGTCAAAGACTTTTTAGACTTGCCTCAGGTTGCTGCCTATCGAAAATTAAAGGCTGAATTTGAAGCGGATCAGAACTTGCAGGATAATTTACGTACACTTACAGAAAATCAAGATTATATCGCTTATCGGCCCGAACTTGCACAGTTGAAGAAGGATATCCTGCTTAATGACAAGGTATATCATCTGCGTGTTGCCGAAAACGATTTGCAAGAGCTTTTGTCTAATCTAACAAAAGATATTACTGCATCAATTTCCAAACACATTTTTGTAGATGAAAATTTACCCTTAAAAGGAGGGAATCGACATGAACGACATCACTGA
- the mutM gene encoding DNA-formamidopyrimidine glycosylase, translating into MPELPEVENVRQGLEKLVRNKTILEISSPYPRMVLTGFEELKKELENQKIREVKRRGKYLLFDFGQWTLISHLRMEGKYRVEPLEFIRQKHDHIFVSFADAVLVYADVRKFGTWELLPSKDVEQYFISKKIGPEPTFEDFDEEGFSERLKKSQKKIKPYLLDQTLVAGLGNIYVDEVLWRAQVHPETLASHLSKAQIHAIHDYTIEVLQTAVERGGSSIRTYKNAMGKEGSMQDLLMVYGKKGAICPRCQIAEIEKIKVAGRGTHFCPNCQKLK; encoded by the coding sequence ATGCCTGAATTACCAGAAGTCGAAAATGTTCGGCAAGGCTTGGAAAAGCTGGTGAGAAATAAAACAATACTAGAGATTAGCAGTCCTTATCCTAGAATGGTTCTAACAGGATTCGAGGAATTAAAAAAGGAGCTTGAAAATCAAAAAATTAGAGAAGTAAAGCGACGTGGAAAGTACTTACTTTTTGATTTTGGTCAGTGGACTTTGATTTCTCATCTGCGTATGGAAGGGAAGTATCGGGTCGAGCCTTTAGAGTTTATAAGGCAAAAACATGATCATATTTTTGTAAGCTTTGCGGATGCGGTGCTTGTGTATGCTGACGTTCGTAAGTTTGGGACTTGGGAATTATTACCTTCAAAAGATGTGGAGCAGTATTTTATTTCCAAAAAGATAGGACCAGAGCCCACCTTTGAAGATTTTGATGAAGAAGGTTTTTCTGAAAGGTTGAAAAAATCTCAGAAAAAGATAAAGCCGTATTTATTAGACCAGACTTTAGTTGCTGGCTTGGGAAATATCTATGTGGATGAAGTACTGTGGCGTGCACAGGTGCATCCAGAAACACTTGCCTCCCACTTAAGTAAAGCACAGATTCATGCCATCCATGACTATACAATAGAAGTATTACAGACAGCAGTTGAGCGTGGTGGATCCAGCATACGTACCTATAAAAATGCTATGGGTAAGGAGGGAAGTATGCAGGATCTTCTTATGGTTTATGGTAAAAAGGGTGCGATATGTCCACGGTGTCAGATAGCTGAGATTGAAAAAATAAAAGTTGCAGGACGTGGGACGCATTTTTGCCCCAACTGTCAAAAATTAAAGTGA
- a CDS encoding dithiol-disulfide isomerase: MYDIHHFFTPILDQFSEFDSHSWYLYPIATLAAAKELRDNSEMPRNIENLNASFDRLQKLSSDFLTINLHGRKYGRKFLLTLQDKLKHNSVLDYNNQMRQEILSDMGLTTADFITHRQFAKKQMMKNAQEFYKNEFTQVPSTLVYTETECLHIEGCTQTIVQNYLRRIEKTA; the protein is encoded by the coding sequence ATGTATGACATTCATCATTTTTTCACTCCTATTCTCGATCAATTTTCCGAATTTGATTCTCATAGCTGGTACCTCTACCCTATAGCTACCCTCGCAGCAGCTAAAGAATTACGTGATAACAGTGAGATGCCTCGAAATATTGAGAACCTCAATGCCAGTTTTGACCGTCTACAAAAACTCTCTTCAGACTTTTTGACTATCAATCTGCACGGGCGAAAATACGGGCGAAAATTCCTTTTAACACTGCAAGACAAACTGAAACACAACAGTGTTCTTGATTATAATAATCAAATGCGCCAGGAGATACTCTCAGATATGGGACTGACAACAGCTGATTTTATCACGCACCGTCAATTTGCCAAAAAACAAATGATGAAAAATGCTCAAGAATTTTATAAGAATGAGTTCACACAAGTCCCTTCTACATTAGTCTATACAGAGACGGAATGCTTACATATTGAAGGTTGCACGCAAACGATTGTTCAAAATTATCTTCGTCGCATTGAAAAAACTGCCTAA
- a CDS encoding peptidylprolyl isomerase has protein sequence MEKKKNTNLIFGGLLVLIIVIIGGLLYFANSSDSKTEAKNDLQNVALPQLSSEVGKDEAEVQIQTTAGNINIKLFPKLAPMAVENFLTLAKQGYYKNNEFFRVIDDFMIQTGDPSNKGTGSKSVVNDNKPFATEISNQLYNIRGAVSLANSGQGETSSSQFFIVQNPKPADDGLTTAQYPQKIIDAYQKGGSPFLDGQYTVFGQVISGMDIVDKIAAGKVTTNPNNPQEESSPVKPVKITAVKIIKGWDF, from the coding sequence ATGGAAAAGAAAAAAAATACGAATCTTATTTTTGGAGGACTACTCGTTCTCATCATTGTTATCATCGGAGGGCTCCTCTACTTTGCAAATAGTTCTGACAGCAAAACAGAAGCTAAAAACGATTTGCAAAATGTAGCACTTCCTCAGCTCTCTTCTGAAGTTGGAAAAGATGAAGCCGAAGTTCAAATCCAGACGACAGCGGGAAATATTAACATTAAGCTCTTCCCTAAACTTGCACCGATGGCTGTGGAAAACTTCCTAACTTTAGCTAAGCAAGGGTACTACAAGAATAACGAATTTTTCCGAGTGATTGATGACTTCATGATTCAAACTGGAGATCCAAGCAATAAAGGAACAGGTAGTAAATCCGTTGTTAACGATAACAAGCCTTTTGCTACTGAGATTTCTAATCAACTTTATAACATTCGTGGTGCTGTTTCTCTTGCAAACAGTGGCCAAGGTGAAACAAGTAGTTCACAATTCTTTATCGTTCAAAACCCCAAACCTGCTGATGACGGTTTGACGACAGCTCAGTATCCTCAAAAAATTATTGATGCATACCAAAAAGGCGGCTCACCTTTCCTTGACGGTCAATATACTGTCTTTGGACAAGTTATCTCTGGGATGGACATTGTGGATAAAATTGCCGCAGGTAAAGTGACAACTAACCCTAACAATCCCCAAGAAGAGTCTTCCCCTGTTAAGCCTGTAAAAATCACTGCTGTGAAAATTATCAAAGGCTGGGATTTCTAA
- a CDS encoding CYTH domain-containing protein, giving the protein MSTNLEIEHKTMLSMPEYDRLKTLFSHVTPVRQTNHYLDSQDFTLRKKKLALRIRTFDRSAEMTLKVPQQVGNIEHNIDLTLDEAQHLLSQKNITCGETDLSEILDILKERGVDVESITLIGSLTTIRYEQKLPIGLAALDKNDYLGHTDYELELEVTDSEQGKKDFLAFLKKNHIEFRFSKSKVVRFLDCLRHLRKQ; this is encoded by the coding sequence ATGTCCACAAACTTAGAAATTGAGCATAAAACAATGCTCTCTATGCCGGAGTATGACCGTTTGAAAACTCTCTTTTCACACGTCACTCCTGTCCGACAGACCAACCATTATCTTGACTCTCAAGATTTTACACTTCGTAAGAAAAAGTTAGCTCTGCGCATACGTACCTTTGACCGCTCAGCGGAAATGACACTCAAGGTTCCTCAACAAGTAGGAAATATTGAACATAATATTGACCTGACACTTGATGAGGCTCAGCACCTTCTCTCTCAAAAAAACATCACCTGTGGGGAAACCGATCTGAGTGAAATCCTCGATATTTTGAAAGAGCGAGGGGTTGATGTAGAAAGCATCACCTTAATTGGGAGCTTGACGACTATTCGCTATGAACAAAAACTTCCTATCGGATTAGCAGCCCTTGATAAAAATGATTATCTTGGTCACACCGACTACGAGCTTGAACTAGAAGTTACAGACAGTGAACAAGGTAAAAAAGATTTTCTAGCCTTCTTGAAGAAAAATCACATTGAGTTTCGCTTTTCAAAATCAAAAGTTGTTCGTTTTCTTGATTGCTTACGCCATCTGAGAAAGCAATAA
- a CDS encoding RluA family pseudouridine synthase translates to MEFSFTNTIDRSTVKALLKRHGVSKRFLSHIKFDGGEILVNGMERNVLFPLQVDDVVTIITPVEQGTDLLIPEDIDPEVVFEDDHYLIVNKPAGRTSITGRLHPTGAMSNIVKGYIVRKKYEDQTVHIITRLDRDTSGLMIFAKHSLAHSLIVHPKYKDSVTKRYYAIIHADDSLPKSGEINLPIGRVETSIIERRVTPDGKEARTSYEVVAEKNGLMQLDVVLHTGRTHQIRVHFSHLGHILVGDELYGGNHDLIGRQALHCHHLQFVHPFTDELIDIELEMPEDMQKLMQ, encoded by the coding sequence GTGGAATTTTCATTTACAAATACAATTGATAGAAGTACGGTAAAAGCTTTACTCAAGCGTCATGGAGTTTCTAAACGCTTCCTCTCACACATCAAATTTGATGGGGGTGAGATTCTCGTGAACGGTATGGAACGCAATGTTCTCTTTCCTTTGCAAGTAGATGATGTTGTCACAATCATTACCCCAGTTGAGCAAGGTACAGATTTGTTAATCCCTGAAGATATTGACCCAGAGGTCGTATTTGAAGATGACCATTATTTGATCGTGAATAAACCAGCAGGTCGGACGTCGATTACGGGTCGCTTGCATCCGACAGGTGCCATGTCCAACATTGTAAAAGGCTACATTGTTCGCAAAAAATATGAAGACCAAACCGTGCATATCATTACACGCTTGGATCGTGATACGAGTGGGTTGATGATTTTTGCCAAACATAGTCTGGCACATTCTTTGATTGTACATCCTAAATATAAAGACAGTGTAACAAAACGCTATTATGCAATCATTCATGCAGATGATTCCTTACCAAAATCTGGTGAAATTAATCTTCCGATTGGGCGTGTAGAAACTTCGATAATTGAGCGGCGCGTGACTCCTGACGGAAAGGAAGCCCGTACGAGCTATGAAGTAGTTGCTGAAAAAAATGGTTTGATGCAACTCGATGTTGTGTTGCATACAGGCAGAACCCATCAGATTCGTGTACATTTTTCACATCTGGGGCATATTCTAGTAGGAGATGAACTCTATGGAGGCAACCATGATTTAATCGGACGTCAAGCATTGCACTGCCATCACTTACAATTCGTCCATCCCTTTACAGATGAATTGATTGACATTGAGTTAGAGATGCCCGAAGATATGCAAAAATTAATGCAATAA
- a CDS encoding GTP pyrophosphokinase, producing MTESTKTEFNWEEFLDPYVQTVGELKIKLRGVRKQFLKKKLYSPIEFVTGRVKRRDSIRKKAAMRGYTQETIREMEDIAGVRVMVQFVDDVWDVLELLRKRKDLKIIEERDYIHNQKASGYRSYHVVIEYPIDMIEGAQVVLAEIQIRTLAMNFWATIEHSLSYKYGGVIPEEVRERLTAAAHMAAQLDKEMGAIREDIQEAQLLFDDPQARLDYKKENGEDNELW from the coding sequence ATGACAGAAAGCACAAAAACTGAATTTAACTGGGAAGAATTTCTTGATCCGTATGTCCAAACGGTCGGGGAGCTGAAAATCAAACTTCGTGGTGTGCGGAAGCAATTTCTGAAGAAAAAACTTTATTCACCGATTGAGTTTGTGACTGGTCGAGTGAAACGTCGGGACTCGATTCGGAAGAAGGCAGCGATGCGTGGTTACACTCAAGAAACGATTCGTGAGATGGAAGACATCGCTGGAGTCCGTGTTATGGTCCAATTCGTTGATGATGTTTGGGATGTTCTCGAACTTCTCAGAAAACGTAAAGACTTGAAGATTATCGAAGAACGTGATTATATACATAATCAAAAAGCGAGTGGCTATCGCTCTTATCATGTGGTAATTGAATACCCTATTGATATGATTGAGGGGGCCCAAGTTGTTCTTGCAGAAATTCAGATTCGGACACTGGCGATGAATTTTTGGGCCACAATCGAGCATTCTCTAAGCTACAAGTATGGGGGAGTTATTCCGGAAGAAGTCCGTGAACGTTTGACGGCTGCAGCACATATGGCGGCACAGCTTGATAAGGAAATGGGAGCGATTCGCGAAGATATTCAAGAAGCTCAATTGCTGTTTGACGATCCTCAGGCAAGGCTAGATTATAAAAAGGAAAACGGAGAAGACAATGAGCTCTGGTAA